The following coding sequences are from one Pseudodesulfovibrio sp. S3 window:
- a CDS encoding trypsin-like peptidase domain-containing protein has protein sequence MKQLSLLLALAALLLAAAPVHADHRRTPVVMAVEAVSPSVVNITVTVKSQAGGRSPFGDPFFDQFFKEFYGQQQKQTQSLGSGVIIDGDKALVLTNAHVVSSGGDILVRLNDGREFRAELVGSDSDFDLAVLKLTNASGLPQVSMGDSGDIYIGETVIAIGNPFGYSHTVTTGVVSALNRPMKTDKGAYGSFIQTDAAINPGNSGGPLLNINGELIGINTAIQARAEGIGFAIPINKAKHVIAELLDSGHVAPIWLGMFGQDIDQAAARYFNLKSLKGMLVSEVYPGTPAAGAGIKPGDIVLSLNGQTVDNKTDYLTRLYSMTKSESLNLGVLHDGKQSRHSLRPQVLDKGMALDLVRTRWGFELADRPSGTGAEVTLVVAGSAAAKLGLQRGDIIHQIGNRSLTSGIDLLNAFLRNRMQQTVMMRVQRGRNLYTVRLTI, from the coding sequence ATGAAACAGCTTTCACTCCTCCTCGCTCTCGCCGCACTGCTCCTGGCAGCCGCTCCTGTCCATGCCGACCATCGGCGTACCCCGGTGGTCATGGCTGTGGAAGCGGTCAGTCCGTCGGTGGTGAACATCACGGTGACCGTGAAATCCCAGGCAGGAGGACGTTCTCCCTTTGGCGATCCTTTTTTCGACCAGTTCTTCAAGGAATTTTACGGACAGCAGCAAAAGCAGACCCAGAGCCTGGGGTCCGGCGTCATCATCGACGGCGACAAGGCCCTGGTGCTGACCAACGCCCATGTGGTCTCATCGGGCGGCGACATCCTGGTCCGCCTCAATGACGGTCGGGAGTTCCGGGCCGAACTGGTCGGTTCGGATTCGGATTTTGACCTGGCCGTGCTCAAACTCACCAACGCTTCGGGCCTGCCCCAGGTCTCCATGGGCGATTCCGGCGACATCTACATCGGAGAGACCGTCATCGCCATCGGCAACCCGTTCGGGTACTCCCATACCGTGACCACCGGCGTTGTTTCCGCCCTGAATCGGCCCATGAAGACCGACAAGGGCGCTTACGGGAGCTTCATCCAGACCGATGCGGCCATCAATCCCGGCAATTCCGGCGGCCCGCTTCTGAACATCAACGGTGAACTCATCGGCATCAACACCGCCATCCAGGCCCGGGCAGAGGGCATCGGGTTCGCCATTCCCATCAACAAGGCCAAGCACGTCATTGCCGAACTCCTCGACTCCGGCCATGTCGCGCCCATCTGGCTGGGCATGTTCGGTCAGGACATTGATCAGGCTGCGGCCCGGTATTTCAATCTCAAGAGCCTCAAGGGGATGCTCGTGAGCGAGGTCTATCCCGGAACCCCTGCTGCCGGGGCCGGTATCAAGCCCGGTGATATTGTCCTGTCCCTGAACGGGCAGACCGTGGACAACAAGACCGATTACCTGACCAGGCTGTACAGCATGACCAAGTCCGAATCCCTGAATCTGGGCGTCCTGCACGACGGAAAGCAGTCCAGGCATTCCTTGCGGCCCCAGGTGCTGGACAAGGGCATGGCCCTGGATCTGGTCCGCACGCGCTGGGGTTTTGAACTGGCAGATCGTCCCAGTGGAACCGGCGCCGAGGTGACTCTGGTGGTGGCCGGCTCCGCCGCCGCCAAGCTCGGGTTGCAGCGCGGCGACATCATCCACCAGATCGGCAACCGCAGCCTGACGTCGGGCATTGACCTGCTCAACGCCTTTTTGCGCAACCGCATGCAGCAGACCGTCATGATGCGCGTCCAGCGTGGGCGCAACCTCTACACCGTCAGACTGACAATCTAG